In one Portunus trituberculatus isolate SZX2019 chromosome 31, ASM1759143v1, whole genome shotgun sequence genomic region, the following are encoded:
- the LOC123511217 gene encoding protein piccolo-like produces MRTAGIRSVPQPVPRPDASDNPQPSQPPKPLPRTKFLQKSASEESPAPVTLRSPPAPPVQSKCISTTTPTPPPKPPRTPSLRNSPNKDTSSQPRRSGLIEVLSRANTASPTLPTSRTQRQATSALKPVRPAPQGRGADQLAAVSTRRNQRPVLQPLSLPSPPKGIPPIPSSSATPRVPTRPSPAQLAASRTPARPSDRGRSPPSLTVGLRTNRNLQGPVCSIEDFEDSCKEVFRSTKKAKELSARGKHMQAASHFQKALTALDRVLRAQVLSLSQHEPTRQRLFLLQQEVFSLRKEALNGFTDAQTAVRTPPGLAPTPATPGAPPSYDDVLKEDSRLLQDGHPHPPRELSTQSTISSPSLLTPTGQGSRPHTRPVTTQSPANNRQSVRVRSHSSGDPEMEELVNMRGIRSGEPTTAPPSTHQRSLFKSTLISATRPKSSYHPLSQPNSLLLPSPTVSSTSLPPPLLPVSLSLASLPTQSSGATSLEAQPHPSPRPTSVVDEAVLSQMKVLHKYKSNKSSNALADTSASYIQKEPLPPIPLNKDNMEEWKRKEEIISNDSGQPLLENIEKISRNTVQLKDKAKSNPVPFVSPVDDPFLSLDPFPLVKPQSGDSNELFTEETLGAHSLPVVSVTHQNHNQTPSDDSAHESSQTSDQKDSFSFSATQDLLKTQPGIAQNPPVNLGDSILEALDFAITPVSNHKKVSPQHSWEKKRTRSHSEENLLDSSYNTFETMLLSTKDRQASRASIIEEFDPLMVSHVPQDHIEDVEKREDELHEHKGRDVLREERETKGSVPPEPTPRTTVDTNNVSSKNKEAAKEEGETDIFGSPVYYFAEGGAVALEEQAGVDEYTSRYSGAYALSYGGKGKSYSSSEDTSSMHSWPPDYSARIPSDPASPMYPSLYPEEEEEQEEAKGSNFGVGRSAFYIPPTIQDEVKRRNLLSIREGVKIYFIHTDGIVTSPWNRPFLAVSRDLSKDKSFSTGLVVSVGNNLWTCELQRKSTLVLRTQTGSYVFNEVAGRPECKAVAIRVPSGVRRVQHELLSNILQQNTLLEEERPKGITKAISKGATSAATRMTRLVEDKSVTPSQTFVRRNSIRALKGVTKRLTSIAEKTGGTLKELPEEYQALQEAADTLAFAHSAKMIQYV; encoded by the exons ATGAGGACCGCAGGCATAAGATCCGTTCCTCAGCCCGTCCCCCGCCCTGATGCCTCTGATAACCCCCAACCTTCCCAACCTCCAAAGCCCCTTCCCAGGACAAAGTTCCTGCAGAAGAGCGCGTCGGAGGAGTCCCCTGCCCCTGTCACGTTGCGGAGCCCGCCAGCCCCTCCCGTCCAATCCAAATGCATTTCCACCACGACTCCCACCCCACCTCCCAAGCCGCCCCGCACCCCAAGTCTTCGGAACAGTCCCAACAAGGACACCTCTTCGCAGCCTCGGCGCTCCGGTCTCATAGAGGTGCTGTCCCGTGCCAACACCGCTTCACCTACCTTGCCTACTTCGAGAACTCAACGGCAGGCTACGAGTGCGCTGAAGCCTGTCCGGCCAGCTCCCCAGGGCAGGGGTGCTGATCAACTTGCGGCCGTATCAACGCGACGTAATCAACGCCCTGTTCTACAaccactctcactcccttcacctcccaaAGGCATCCCACCCATTCCTTCAAGCAGCGCTACACCCCGCGTTCCTACTCGTCCTTCCCCCGCTCAACTGGCAGCCTCGAGGACCCCAGCCCGTCCGTCCGATCGGGGTCGCAGCCCCCCGTCACTCACCGTTGGGTTACGGACGAACAGGAATTTACAGGGCCCTGTGTGCTCCATAGAAGATTTCGAGGATAGCTGTAAGGAAGTGTTCCGCAGCACGAAGAAGGCCAAGGAACTGTCAGCCCGTGGGAAGCATATGCAG GCTGCAAGTCACTTCCAGAAGGCGCTTACAGCATTAGACCGTGTGTTACGGGCACAggtgctctccctctcccaacaTGAACCCACCAGGCAGCGGCTCTTCCTTCTGCAGCAGGAAGTATTCAGTCTTAG GAAAGAGGCACTTAATGGCTTCACTGATGCCCAGACAGCTGTGCGGACACCTCCGGGTCTTGCTCCAACTCCTGCTACACCTGGAGCCCCACCTTCATATGATGATGTCCTGAAAGAGGATAGCCGCCTCCTTCAAG ATGGTCATCCACATCCACCCAGAGAATTATCCACACAGAGCACAATATCCTCTCCCAGCCTTCTAACACCTACTGGCCAAGGGTCTCGTCCACATACTCGCCCAGTAACCACACAGTCTCCAGCTAACAATAGGCAATCTGTCCGTGTTCGATCACACAGCAGTGGAGATCCAGAAATGGAGGAACTTGTAAATATGAGAGGGATCAGATCAGGAGAACCTACAACAGCTCCACCCTCCACTCACCAACGCTCTCTGTTTAAGTCCACACTTATATCAGCTACAAGACCTAAATCTTCTTACCATCCCTTGAGTCAACCAAACTCACTTTTGCTTCCTTCACCTACAGTCagttctacttctcttcctcctccacttcttccagtctccctttctcttgcttcccttcccACCCAATCTTCAGGAGCTACATCCTTGGAAGCTCAGCCTCATCCTAGCCCTAGACCCACATCAGTGGTTGATGAGGCAGTGCTGAGTCAAATGAAGGTGCTCCATAAATATAAGAGTAATAAGAGTTCAAATGCATTGGCTGACACATCTGCCTCATATATTCAAAAAGAGCCACTCCCACCTATTCCCTTAAACAAAGACAAcatggaggaatggaagagaaaggaagagataattaGCAATGATAGTGGTCAACCTTTGCTGGAAAATATTGAGAAGATCTCAAGAAATACTGTGCAGCTAAAGGATAAAGCAAAGAGTAATCCTGTACCTTTTGTATCTCCTGTTGATGATCCATTCCTAAGTTTGGATCCATTTCCTCTTGTTAAGCCACAGTCTGGAGACAGTAATGAGCTGTTCACAGAGGAGACACTGGGTGCCCACTCATTACCTGTAGTTTCAGTCACACATCAAAACCACAATCAAACACCTTCAGATGACTCAGCCCATGAATCATCACAGACGTCAGACCAGAAGGATTCATTTAGCTTCAGTGCAACACAAGACTTACTTAAAACTCAACCTGGGATAGCACAGAATCCTCCAGTCAACCTTGGAGACTCCATCCTTGAAGCCTTGGACTTTGCTATCACACCAGTGTCAAATCACAAAAAAGTCTCTCCCCAGCATTcatgggagaagaagagaactcGCTCTCACTCAGAGGAAAACTTACTGGATTCTTCATACAACACCTTTGAAACCATGCTGCTCTCTACCAAAGACAGGCAAGCTAGCAGGGCATCTATCATTGAGGAATTTGATCCTCTGATGGTTTCGCATGTTCCTCAGGACCACATTGAGGAtgtggagaaaagggaagatgagctgcatGAACATAAGGGAAGGGATGtattgagagaggagagagagactaaaggcagtGTACCACCCGAACCAACACCACGGACAACAGTGGATACCAACAATGTGTCTAGTAAAAACAAAGAAGCAgctaaggaggagggagagacagacattTTTGGTTCACCTGTATACTACTTTGCTGAAGGAGGAGCAGTAGCACTAGAGGAACAGGCAGGAGTAGATGAGTACACCAGTAGATATTCTGGAGCTTATGCCTTGTCctatggagggaaaggaaaatcataTTCCTCCTCAGAAGACACAAGTAGTATGCACTCATGGCCCCCAGATTATAGTGCTAGGATACCATCTGACCCTGCTTCACCAATGTATCCCAGCCTGTAcccagaagaagaggaggagcaggaggaagcgAAGGGAAGCAATTTTGGTGTAGGCCGTTCAGCTTTCTATATTCCTCCCACAATACAG GATGAGGTCAAAAGGAGGAACTTACTGAGTATCCGTGAGGGTGTCAAGATCTATTTCATACACACCGATGGCATTGTCACCTCACCGTGGAACAGGCCCTTCCTTGCTGTGTCCAGAG ACCTATCTAAAGACAAATCCTTTAGTACTGGGCTGGTGGTGAGTGTTGGCAACAACCTATGGACGTGTGAGCTGCAGAGGAAGTCCACTCTGGTGCTGAGGACACAGACAGGGAGCTATGTCTTTAATGAAGTGGCAGGGAGACCAGAGT GCAAGGCAGTGGCCATTCGGGTGCCATCAGGAGTACGGCGTGTCCAGCATGAGCTGCTTAGTAACATCTTGCAACAGAACACCCTGTTGGAGGAAGAGCGACCCAAAGGCATCACCAAGG CCATCTCCAAGGGTGCCACCTC